The Polypterus senegalus isolate Bchr_013 chromosome 9, ASM1683550v1, whole genome shotgun sequence genome includes a window with the following:
- the LOC120535708 gene encoding gamma-aminobutyric acid receptor-associated protein-like 1 → MKFLYKEDHAFEYRKREGEKIRKKYPDRVPVIVEKAPKARVPNLDKRKYLVPSELTVGQFYFLIRKRIQLRPEDALFFFINNTIPPTSATMGQLYQENHEEDCFLYVAYSDESVYGL, encoded by the exons ATGAAATTTTTGTATAAAGAAGACCACGCTTTTGAATACCGAAAAAGGGAAGGTGAGAAGATCCGAAAGAAATATCCGGACCGTGTTCCT GTAATTGTTGAAAAGGCACCAAAAGCCAGAGTACCAAATTTGGATAAACGGAAGTATTTAGTCCCCTCTGAGCTCACTG TGGGGCAGTTTTATTTCCTGATCCGAAAGCGCATCCAGCTGCGCCCTGAAGATgctctcttcttcttcatcaacaATACAATCCCCCCAACCAGTGCCACCATGGGGCAGCTGTACCAG GAGAACCATGAGGAAGATTGTTTTCTGTATGTGGCCTATAGTGATGAGAGCGTGTATGGACTGTAA